A stretch of Mucilaginibacter terrae DNA encodes these proteins:
- a CDS encoding DUF6580 family putative transport protein — MSSIQKIKLSVPALIWVILASVISTGLMRLLSFNFPILSNFTPMGAVAIFGGAYFADKWKAGLVSIITLFVTDIFINYLYMSKIVLWYGNSALWLYGSLIIMVFIGSLIKKANVTNVLLASLASVAVHWLLTDIEPWLYSSYYDKGLLGYFESLLLAIPFERNMLLADAIFGAVLFGGYAFVKNRYTVKTTERATA; from the coding sequence ATGTCGTCAATACAAAAAATTAAGCTTAGCGTTCCCGCTTTAATATGGGTTATACTGGCCTCGGTAATATCAACCGGACTAATGCGCCTGTTAAGCTTCAATTTTCCAATCCTAAGTAATTTTACGCCTATGGGGGCGGTAGCTATATTTGGCGGAGCTTACTTTGCTGATAAATGGAAAGCTGGACTGGTATCAATAATTACACTTTTTGTAACCGATATTTTTATCAATTACCTGTACATGAGTAAAATTGTGTTATGGTATGGCAACAGTGCTTTGTGGTTATACGGAAGCCTAATTATTATGGTTTTTATTGGCAGCTTAATAAAAAAAGCAAACGTTACCAATGTATTGCTTGCATCATTGGCCAGCGTAGCCGTACACTGGCTGTTAACCGACATTGAGCCTTGGCTATACAGCAGTTATTATGACAAAGGCCTGTTAGGTTATTTCGAATCGCTTTTATTGGCTATTCCGTTTGAGCGCAATATGTTGCTTGCAGATGCAATATTTGGTGCGGTTCTTTTTGGAGGATATGCTTTTGTGAAAAACAGGTATACGGTTAAAACAACTGAGCGAGCTACTGCTTAA
- a CDS encoding 2'-5' RNA ligase family protein, whose protein sequence is MNDYNDYLFLLEPSDVVKKQVEHCKLKASEYIGTYPGVKGTAHLSICMLERQKPHIINSFIESIKNKINSMPPVTLQVNGFEYFVHGEDRMTIYAAIKPTFKSDNWFALLRKQLNTKKLITPHITVTKHITTDDFYKLWRELRLVPYKESFTVDKLTILVKETFKPNAKYDIYERLYFKNELKY, encoded by the coding sequence ATGAATGATTATAACGATTACTTATTTCTGCTCGAACCATCGGATGTGGTGAAAAAACAGGTAGAGCACTGCAAACTAAAAGCAAGCGAATATATAGGCACCTACCCTGGTGTTAAAGGTACGGCGCACTTGAGTATATGTATGCTGGAACGGCAAAAACCGCATATTATTAATTCGTTTATTGAATCGATTAAGAATAAAATTAACAGTATGCCGCCTGTTACACTCCAGGTTAATGGCTTTGAATACTTTGTTCATGGCGAAGACCGTATGACAATTTACGCCGCCATTAAACCAACTTTTAAAAGCGATAACTGGTTTGCGCTTTTACGCAAGCAACTAAATACTAAAAAGCTCATTACACCACACATCACAGTTACCAAACATATTACAACAGATGATTTTTACAAGCTATGGCGCGAACTGCGTTTAGTGCCTTATAAAGAAAGCTTTACGGTTGATAAGCTTACCATTTTGGTTAAAGAAACCTTTAAGCCTAACGCAAAATATGATATTTATGAAAGGCTATATTTTAAGAACGAACTAAAGTACTAA
- a CDS encoding sialate O-acetylesterase, giving the protein MKINKGLCVWLLTLTCIFNRAQIFAQERTTIQNNGSEVKRNVNPRFEIYLLMGQSNMAGRGPITPEMKNEANDSVLVLTKQGDWVVAHHPLHYDKPGVAAAGPGLAFGIKMAEANPAIKIGLVPCAVGGTSIEKWLPGAYDEATKTHPYDDAVERIKTAMNYGIVKGVIWHQGEANSGAAKVNQYPEQLKELIARLRKLVGNSELPFIAGELGEFHPNHTIFNEQLNKLPQEAPFTAVVSAYGLTQKGDMLHFDGASADELGRRYADKMLEVQKTLIK; this is encoded by the coding sequence ATGAAAATAAATAAAGGGTTGTGTGTTTGGTTGTTAACATTGACATGTATATTCAACAGGGCTCAAATATTTGCTCAGGAGCGTACAACCATACAAAACAATGGATCTGAGGTTAAGCGAAATGTAAATCCCCGTTTTGAAATCTACCTGCTTATGGGGCAGTCAAACATGGCTGGCCGTGGCCCCATAACTCCGGAAATGAAGAATGAGGCAAATGATAGTGTATTGGTTTTAACTAAACAAGGTGATTGGGTGGTAGCCCATCACCCTTTGCACTATGATAAACCGGGTGTTGCCGCAGCGGGGCCGGGACTTGCATTTGGCATAAAAATGGCCGAAGCTAACCCGGCAATAAAAATTGGCTTGGTACCTTGTGCGGTAGGTGGTACATCTATTGAAAAATGGCTGCCCGGAGCATATGATGAAGCTACCAAAACCCACCCGTATGATGACGCAGTTGAGCGTATAAAAACAGCAATGAACTATGGCATTGTAAAAGGTGTTATATGGCATCAGGGTGAGGCTAATTCGGGTGCTGCAAAAGTAAATCAGTACCCCGAGCAATTGAAAGAACTTATTGCCCGTTTACGAAAACTGGTAGGAAATTCCGAGCTGCCATTTATTGCGGGCGAGCTGGGCGAATTTCATCCTAACCATACAATATTTAATGAGCAGCTTAATAAGCTACCACAAGAAGCGCCTTTTACTGCAGTAGTGTCGGCCTATGGACTAACCCAAAAAGGTGATATGCTGCATTTTGATGGAGCATCGGCCGATGAGTTGGGCCGACGTTATGCTGATAAAATGCTTGAGGTTCAAAAAACTTTAATAAAGTAA
- a CDS encoding SRPBCC family protein — protein sequence MATNALEKKPLIEGWTEAPINLEWPERYVSIAGGVKMSLSGLANIFKSPFTSILKIGAGGYLINRGITGHCEIYSRVGKKSTEPVNVNIRSSYIVNKPRQEVYEFWRQLDNLPKFMKHLETVEVLDSKRSHWVLKLPINVAKVSWDAEIVNDEPGYAIGWSSLPGSMIDNAGKVRFRDAEDGKGTLIDVVISYTPPAGGLGTALGHVLNPLFKKMVDEDVRNFKQYIDIDENDTAHAGHLHSAAL from the coding sequence ATGGCAACAAATGCATTAGAAAAAAAACCATTAATTGAAGGCTGGACCGAAGCTCCTATTAATTTGGAGTGGCCGGAGCGCTATGTATCAATAGCTGGCGGCGTTAAAATGTCGTTATCAGGTTTAGCAAATATTTTTAAAAGCCCGTTTACCAGTATTTTAAAAATTGGTGCAGGTGGCTATTTAATTAACCGCGGCATAACCGGTCATTGCGAAATTTACTCAAGGGTTGGAAAAAAGAGTACCGAGCCAGTTAACGTAAATATCCGTTCGTCGTACATTGTAAACAAACCAAGACAGGAAGTTTATGAATTTTGGCGACAGCTGGACAACCTACCTAAATTCATGAAGCACCTGGAAACTGTTGAAGTGCTGGATAGTAAACGCTCTCATTGGGTACTAAAGCTACCCATTAACGTTGCTAAAGTTAGCTGGGATGCCGAAATTGTAAACGACGAACCTGGTTATGCCATTGGCTGGAGCTCATTGCCCGGATCGATGATTGATAATGCGGGCAAAGTGCGTTTCCGCGATGCCGAAGATGGAAAAGGTACACTTATCGATGTGGTTATCAGCTATACTCCACCTGCCGGTGGCTTAGGAACCGCGTTGGGCCATGTGCTTAATCCACTGTTCAAAAAGATGGTTGATGAAGATGTGCGCAACTTTAAGCAATATATTGATATTGACGAAAACGACACCGCCCATGCAGGGCACTTGCATAGCGCTGCTTTGTAA
- a CDS encoding NAD(P)/FAD-dependent oxidoreductase codes for MAEMYLGKSTGKPRVVIIGGGFGGVNLARKLKDADVEVVMLDKHNYHTFQPLLYQVAIGAIESDAVAFPIRRIFTRQKNFSFHMAEVQKINPVANTVSTTLGDVHYDYLAIATGANTNFFGNKEMEHFTMPMKNLPEALNIRSLILQNLEKAAVTTNVAERDALLTFVVVGGGPTGVELAGALAEMQTNMLCKDYPDLKPEHMKVYLAEGKTKLIASMSEQASVKAKQFLNEMGVIIYNDVHVTSYNGNDLAIDNGVNIKTRNVFWAAGVKGEVPEGIPQEVILRGGRIQTDEINRVKGYENIFCIGDVAAMITVDSPNGHPGVAPVAIQQGAQLAANIINIIKGEATKPFKYRDKGSLATIGRNKAVADLGKLRFQGFFAWFVWLFVHIMSLAGFSNKLVVFCNWLINYFTKNTDNRLIIHYFDTETMMTEPIAK; via the coding sequence ATGGCAGAAATGTATTTAGGAAAATCCACCGGAAAACCGCGTGTGGTAATTATAGGTGGCGGTTTTGGTGGTGTAAACCTTGCCCGCAAACTTAAAGACGCCGATGTTGAAGTAGTAATGCTCGACAAGCATAACTACCATACCTTTCAGCCATTACTATATCAGGTTGCCATAGGCGCAATTGAGAGTGATGCCGTAGCCTTTCCTATCAGGCGCATATTTACCCGTCAAAAAAACTTCAGCTTTCATATGGCCGAAGTACAAAAAATAAATCCGGTTGCTAATACCGTAAGTACAACACTTGGAGATGTACATTACGATTACCTGGCCATTGCAACCGGTGCTAACACTAACTTTTTTGGCAATAAGGAAATGGAGCACTTTACCATGCCCATGAAAAACCTGCCCGAAGCCCTGAATATCCGCAGCCTTATATTGCAAAACCTCGAAAAAGCCGCCGTTACCACCAATGTTGCAGAGCGCGATGCCTTACTAACCTTTGTGGTGGTAGGGGGAGGGCCAACCGGTGTTGAACTGGCCGGTGCCTTGGCCGAAATGCAGACTAACATGCTTTGCAAAGATTACCCTGATTTAAAGCCCGAACACATGAAGGTTTACCTGGCCGAAGGGAAAACTAAGTTGATAGCCTCCATGTCTGAACAAGCATCGGTTAAAGCTAAGCAGTTTTTGAATGAGATGGGCGTAATTATTTATAACGACGTTCATGTAACCAGTTACAATGGTAATGATTTAGCTATCGACAACGGCGTTAATATTAAAACCCGTAATGTTTTTTGGGCAGCAGGCGTAAAGGGCGAAGTTCCGGAGGGCATTCCGCAAGAAGTGATTTTACGTGGCGGACGTATACAAACTGATGAGATTAACAGGGTTAAGGGCTATGAAAATATATTTTGCATTGGTGATGTAGCGGCTATGATAACCGTCGATTCACCTAACGGACATCCGGGTGTTGCTCCGGTTGCTATACAACAAGGTGCACAATTAGCGGCAAACATTATTAATATAATAAAGGGCGAGGCTACAAAACCTTTCAAGTACCGCGACAAAGGCTCTTTAGCTACCATTGGCCGTAATAAGGCAGTAGCCGATTTGGGTAAGCTGCGTTTTCAGGGATTTTTTGCCTGGTTTGTATGGCTGTTCGTGCACATCATGTCATTGGCAGGATTTAGTAATAAGTTGGTAGTGTTTTGTAACTGGCTAATTAACTATTTTACTAAGAATACCGACAACCGCTTAATCATTCATTATTTTGATACCGAAACTATGATGACCGAGCCGATTGCCAAATAG
- a CDS encoding response regulator translates to MESIKTNINWARQALRFIDLLGVPDGYLDWFTTLQSSIHYLQDLTGANHLIVVKKEDAVTVRIIDAQTGKQNLNFIEPELLEGIPQELKPCCFDTPGDHLSAQLLQYIGEPTCVMSLPIHQLDVDGFILLGWNKSFDFNEDFMEFAQACLNKILENIRLSRTYYSLEDLKVRVNAIVQTVSQGIIFIDDSGNNSWVNDNAAKIFGVKGGDITPSRLSAAMQLLRAQACNSDEISQRGMELFRSKDKQVKDWKWIFERPRALVLNVCCTPAISEHVSGMLWTFDDVTQEYFYAEHLKELNQQLEEQTRLANEQNRAKSDFLANMSHEIRTPMNGVIGMTSLLRNTSLDSEQLDFLESIRISADSLLEIINEILDFSKIESGKLDLEEHPFFIYKVIEETYDLLAYKAHEKNIDLLYQIDNDVPLEVIGDMTRLRQIVVNLVGNAIKFTEKGEILTSIKLVNKNGSKHELEFSVKDTGIGIPQDKMHKLFTSFSQVDSSTTRKYGGTGLGLAISARLVEKMYGRIWVESEFGAGTTFNFTVNIKAQSNVKEYKPLVAPKDLIGKRALIIDDNRTNLRILKGQCEHWGIHADVFDIPQDGINSMASQKYDIIILDMLMPQMDGIQVAHNIVDLYGRKTPIILFSSAAHFPPEKRRELSLFAAVLDKPIKQEYLYKMLIDKLSTTESEHKTETAMYANIAPPLESSISILVAEDNVINQKIVIKALKNVGINCDVVSNGLEVMSSLKRQHYDIVMMDVQMPEMDGLQATRKIIEEYENIRPVIIAMTAGAYEKDKQECLAAGMDDYITKPFDFDNFYSKLNFWKAKLDS, encoded by the coding sequence TTGGAAAGCATTAAAACAAATATCAATTGGGCCAGGCAAGCACTACGTTTTATAGACCTGCTGGGTGTGCCCGATGGATATCTCGACTGGTTTACTACCCTCCAAAGTTCTATTCATTATTTACAGGACCTAACCGGCGCAAACCATTTAATTGTTGTAAAAAAAGAAGATGCAGTTACTGTACGTATTATTGATGCGCAAACCGGCAAACAAAATCTGAATTTTATTGAACCGGAACTACTTGAGGGTATCCCGCAGGAGTTAAAACCATGCTGTTTTGATACACCCGGTGACCATCTCTCCGCACAATTGCTGCAATATATTGGTGAACCTACCTGTGTAATGTCATTACCCATTCATCAACTGGATGTAGACGGTTTTATTTTATTAGGCTGGAACAAATCATTTGATTTTAACGAGGATTTTATGGAGTTTGCCCAAGCCTGCCTCAATAAAATACTCGAAAACATCCGGCTATCGCGCACCTATTATTCTCTCGAAGATTTAAAGGTAAGGGTAAATGCAATCGTTCAAACGGTTTCACAGGGTATTATTTTTATTGATGATAGCGGCAACAACAGTTGGGTAAATGATAATGCAGCCAAAATATTTGGCGTTAAGGGTGGAGACATTACCCCGTCACGTTTATCGGCTGCTATGCAATTACTGCGCGCGCAAGCCTGTAACAGCGATGAAATTTCGCAACGGGGAATGGAGCTTTTCAGATCAAAAGACAAACAGGTTAAAGACTGGAAATGGATTTTTGAACGTCCACGTGCCCTGGTATTAAACGTGTGTTGCACTCCGGCAATATCCGAACATGTTAGCGGTATGTTATGGACGTTTGATGATGTAACTCAGGAATATTTTTACGCAGAACATCTTAAAGAACTCAATCAGCAGCTGGAAGAGCAAACCCGATTAGCTAACGAACAAAATAGGGCAAAATCGGATTTTTTGGCCAATATGAGTCATGAAATACGTACGCCTATGAACGGCGTAATTGGCATGACCAGTTTGTTGCGCAATACCAGCCTTGATAGTGAGCAGTTAGATTTCCTCGAATCGATACGAATTAGTGCCGACAGTTTGCTTGAAATTATAAATGAGATCCTTGATTTCTCTAAAATTGAATCAGGGAAACTTGATTTAGAGGAACATCCGTTTTTTATTTATAAGGTTATTGAAGAAACCTATGACCTGCTGGCTTACAAAGCGCACGAAAAAAACATTGATCTGCTGTACCAGATAGATAACGATGTACCCTTAGAGGTTATAGGAGATATGACCCGCCTGCGGCAAATTGTGGTTAACCTGGTAGGTAATGCCATAAAGTTTACCGAAAAGGGTGAGATACTAACCAGCATTAAGTTGGTTAATAAAAACGGAAGCAAGCACGAACTGGAATTTTCAGTTAAGGATACGGGCATAGGCATTCCGCAGGATAAAATGCATAAGCTGTTTACCTCGTTTTCGCAGGTAGATTCATCTACCACGCGCAAATATGGTGGTACAGGTTTAGGGCTGGCTATTAGTGCCCGCCTTGTTGAAAAAATGTATGGCCGCATTTGGGTAGAAAGCGAGTTTGGGGCAGGAACCACTTTTAATTTTACTGTAAATATTAAAGCCCAAAGCAATGTTAAGGAATATAAGCCTTTGGTAGCGCCAAAAGATTTAATTGGCAAACGCGCATTAATTATTGACGACAACCGTACCAACTTACGTATACTCAAAGGCCAGTGCGAACATTGGGGAATACACGCAGATGTATTTGATATACCACAAGACGGCATTAACAGTATGGCCAGCCAAAAATACGATATCATAATTTTGGATATGTTGATGCCACAAATGGATGGAATACAAGTTGCGCATAACATTGTTGATCTTTATGGCAGAAAAACACCCATTATATTATTTAGTTCGGCGGCACATTTTCCGCCCGAAAAGAGGAGGGAATTAAGCTTGTTTGCTGCCGTTTTAGACAAACCTATTAAGCAAGAGTATCTTTATAAAATGCTTATAGATAAACTTTCGACTACTGAAAGTGAACATAAGACAGAAACTGCCATGTATGCTAATATTGCACCACCCCTTGAAAGTAGTATAAGTATTTTAGTTGCCGAAGACAATGTTATTAATCAAAAGATAGTAATTAAAGCATTAAAAAATGTAGGCATTAATTGCGATGTAGTATCAAATGGCCTGGAGGTAATGTCGTCTTTAAAGCGGCAACACTACGATATTGTGATGATGGATGTGCAGATGCCCGAAATGGATGGGTTGCAGGCTACACGCAAAATAATAGAAGAGTATGAGAACATCCGACCGGTTATTATAGCCATGACGGCCGGAGCTTACGAAAAAGATAAGCAGGAGTGCCTTGCTGCCGGCATGGACGACTATATTACCAAACCATTTGATTTTGATAACTTTTATTCCAAGCTGAATTTTTGGAAAGCCAAACTTGACAGTTAA
- a CDS encoding NAD(P)-dependent alcohol dehydrogenase: protein MIQAKAYAAQSPETDLAPWNFERREVGAHDVQIEIQFCGVCHSDLHQIKNDWFPGIFPMVPGHEIVGRITKVGDHVKNFEVGQLAGVGCLVDSCQVCENCKNDLEQYCLDGNTQTYNNLDRQGVPTYGGYSNTIVVREEFVLHISEKLDFAATAPLLCAGITTYSPLRHWKVGKGHKLAVVGLGGLGHMGVKFGVAFGAEVTVLSTSASKEEAAKQLGAHHFVVTKDAAQVEAVKGTFDFILDTVSADHDMNMYVSLLKTDGTLIGVGVPSQYAVHPFALLGGRKSIAGSGIGGIKETQEMLDFCAEHNIVSDIEMIDIKDITNAYERMEKGDVRYRFVIDIATL, encoded by the coding sequence ATGATTCAAGCAAAAGCATACGCGGCGCAAAGCCCCGAAACTGATTTAGCCCCTTGGAATTTTGAACGCCGTGAGGTTGGTGCACATGATGTACAGATCGAAATTCAGTTTTGCGGTGTTTGCCATTCAGATTTACACCAAATTAAAAACGACTGGTTTCCTGGCATATTCCCAATGGTGCCCGGCCACGAAATTGTTGGTCGCATTACTAAAGTGGGCGACCATGTAAAAAACTTTGAAGTAGGCCAACTGGCAGGTGTTGGTTGTTTGGTTGACTCGTGCCAGGTGTGCGAAAACTGTAAAAACGATCTGGAGCAATACTGCCTCGACGGAAATACTCAAACGTATAATAATCTTGATCGACAGGGTGTACCCACATACGGTGGTTATTCGAACACCATTGTAGTGCGCGAAGAGTTTGTGCTGCACATATCCGAAAAATTAGATTTCGCCGCCACAGCACCTTTACTGTGTGCCGGTATTACCACTTACTCGCCACTTCGCCACTGGAAAGTAGGGAAAGGCCATAAACTTGCCGTAGTTGGTTTAGGCGGCTTAGGCCACATGGGTGTTAAGTTTGGTGTTGCCTTTGGTGCCGAAGTTACGGTATTAAGTACTTCAGCCTCAAAAGAAGAAGCCGCCAAACAATTAGGCGCTCACCACTTTGTAGTAACTAAAGATGCCGCACAGGTTGAAGCGGTTAAAGGCACGTTCGATTTTATCCTCGATACCGTATCTGCCGATCATGATATGAACATGTACGTATCATTATTAAAAACCGACGGTACTTTGATAGGTGTTGGTGTACCATCACAATATGCAGTGCATCCGTTCGCCCTTTTAGGCGGCCGTAAAAGTATTGCCGGTTCGGGCATTGGTGGTATTAAAGAAACTCAGGAAATGTTGGATTTCTGCGCCGAGCACAACATCGTATCAGATATTGAGATGATCGACATCAAAGATATCACCAATGCATACGAACGTATGGAAAAAGGAGATGTGCGTTACCGCTTTGTGATTGATATTGCAACTTTGTAA
- a CDS encoding GNAT family N-acetyltransferase, with protein sequence MQVKHHTTGEDGIFYIDEDGKRLGDMRYMIVNNNQMDIYHTEVEVDAEGKGLGKQLIDAGVIYAREKHYKIIPSCTFAKSVFTNNQDYKDVLA encoded by the coding sequence ATGCAAGTAAAACATCATACCACAGGCGAAGACGGGATTTTTTATATAGATGAGGATGGCAAACGCCTGGGCGATATGCGCTATATGATTGTCAACAACAACCAGATGGATATTTACCATACCGAGGTTGAAGTAGATGCCGAGGGCAAAGGGCTGGGTAAACAACTGATTGATGCCGGTGTAATTTATGCACGCGAAAAGCATTATAAAATTATTCCATCATGTACATTTGCCAAATCGGTTTTTACCAATAACCAGGACTATAAAGACGTGCTGGCTTAA
- a CDS encoding YpdA family putative bacillithiol disulfide reductase, producing the protein MLDIVIIGGGPIGLTCGLAAQKAGLSFVILEKGTLVNSLYNYPSTMTFFSTSEKLEIGGYPFATTHVKPNRADALEYYRRVALSNELPLRLFEEVLTVDLIDGAEHNTNAYRVVTTKGIYEAKRIIIATGFYDIAVNLDIPGEELPKVKHYYQDPHFYTLQKVVVVGASNSSVDVALETYRKGAEVTMVVRDGQISNRVKYWVRPDISNRIEEGSIKAYFNSNLKAIREHEVDIETPDGIITIANDFVMAMTGYKPNFNFLKKVGIKLSEDGKYIPQYNPETMETNLPGIYLAGVVCGGMDTHLWFIENSRVHAEMILGDILSK; encoded by the coding sequence ATGCTCGATATTGTAATTATTGGCGGTGGCCCCATTGGTTTAACCTGCGGACTGGCCGCTCAAAAGGCTGGCCTAAGCTTTGTTATACTCGAAAAAGGTACGCTGGTTAATTCATTATATAATTACCCATCAACCATGACCTTCTTTTCTACATCGGAGAAGCTCGAAATTGGTGGTTATCCCTTTGCTACTACTCATGTAAAACCTAACCGGGCCGATGCACTGGAGTATTACCGCAGGGTAGCATTGAGTAATGAATTGCCGTTACGTTTATTTGAAGAAGTTTTGACCGTTGATTTAATTGATGGTGCCGAACACAACACTAATGCTTACAGGGTTGTTACGACCAAGGGCATTTACGAGGCTAAGCGTATTATAATAGCTACCGGTTTTTATGATATAGCTGTAAATCTTGATATACCGGGTGAAGAATTGCCCAAGGTTAAGCACTACTATCAGGACCCGCATTTTTACACCTTGCAAAAAGTGGTTGTGGTGGGTGCCAGTAATTCATCGGTTGATGTGGCGTTGGAAACTTACCGCAAAGGTGCCGAGGTTACTATGGTAGTGCGCGATGGCCAAATTAGTAACAGGGTAAAATACTGGGTTCGTCCGGATATTTCAAACCGTATTGAGGAAGGCAGCATTAAGGCTTACTTTAATTCGAACCTGAAAGCCATACGCGAGCATGAGGTGGATATTGAGACTCCCGATGGCATTATTACGATCGCTAACGATTTTGTAATGGCCATGACGGGCTACAAACCTAACTTCAATTTCCTGAAAAAAGTAGGTATAAAGTTATCTGAAGATGGCAAATACATCCCGCAATACAACCCCGAAACCATGGAAACCAACTTGCCCGGTATTTATTTGGCCGGCGTGGTTTGTGGTGGCATGGATACCCATTTGTGGTTTATTGAAAACTCACGGGTACATGCCGAAATGATTTTAGGAGATATACTTAGCAAGTAA
- the argB gene encoding acetylglutamate kinase, protein MKPLYVIKIGGNVIDNSENLYHFLKDFTALDGYKILVHGGGKIATQISEQLGIEAKLVDGRRITDIETLRVVTMVYAGLINKNIVAQLQRFGTNAIGLTGADGNFIKAVKRPVKTIDYGFVGDLNNSSVNANNISNLMEAGFTPVFCALTHDGDGQMLNTNADTIASALAVALAKHYDTTLIYCFEKKGVLKDINDEDSLIREINPLRYEELKKEHIIHSGMLPKLDNAFTAIACGVKAVVIGKSDELGKLGNNEPFGTRLSKSNIS, encoded by the coding sequence ATGAAACCTCTGTACGTAATAAAAATTGGCGGTAACGTCATTGATAATTCTGAAAACCTGTACCATTTTTTAAAAGACTTTACAGCTTTAGATGGTTACAAAATACTGGTACACGGTGGTGGCAAAATTGCTACTCAAATATCAGAACAGTTGGGCATTGAGGCCAAACTGGTTGATGGCCGCCGTATAACCGATATTGAAACCCTGCGGGTGGTAACCATGGTTTACGCTGGTCTCATCAATAAAAATATTGTAGCCCAGTTGCAGCGTTTTGGCACCAATGCCATTGGCTTAACCGGCGCCGATGGTAACTTTATTAAAGCCGTAAAACGCCCTGTTAAAACCATCGATTATGGTTTTGTGGGCGACCTAAACAATTCATCGGTAAACGCCAACAATATAAGTAATTTAATGGAAGCTGGCTTTACCCCGGTATTTTGCGCATTAACCCACGATGGCGATGGACAGATGCTGAACACTAATGCGGATACCATTGCATCAGCTTTAGCGGTAGCCCTGGCTAAACATTACGATACTACGCTCATTTACTGTTTTGAGAAGAAAGGCGTATTGAAAGACATCAACGATGAGGATTCGCTCATACGCGAAATTAACCCGCTGCGATATGAAGAATTGAAAAAAGAGCACATCATTCATAGCGGTATGCTTCCCAAGCTTGACAATGCATTTACCGCAATTGCTTGCGGAGTTAAGGCGGTGGTTATTGGAAAATCAGATGAGTTAGGCAAATTAGGCAATAACGAACCATTCGGAACACGATTAAGTAAATCAAATATATCATGA
- a CDS encoding alpha/beta fold hydrolase, which translates to MPSTLKQKHNLSIEGNPDAQQTIIFAHGFGTDQTAWHQVKQAFKDDYRLVLYDNVGAGKSDPAAYSPIKYQTLNTYANDLLDIASVLQLENAIIVAHSVSSMIAMLAAVKAPQYFSKLVFTTASPRYLNDESEGYIGGFTQPVLDSMYEGMTLNYYAWASGFSAAAMANADKPNLGSDFAKSLLSVRPDIALSVAKVIFESDVRKELSGLNIETLLLHSQNDIAVPTEVAQYLHRNISNSRLEFLNAEGHFPHISAPDEVIKALKTFI; encoded by the coding sequence ATGCCGTCTACCTTAAAACAAAAACATAACTTAAGCATCGAAGGAAACCCCGATGCCCAACAAACAATAATTTTTGCACATGGCTTTGGAACCGACCAAACTGCCTGGCACCAAGTAAAGCAAGCCTTTAAAGATGATTATCGTTTGGTGCTGTATGATAATGTTGGTGCCGGTAAATCTGATCCTGCCGCATATAGTCCAATTAAGTACCAAACCCTTAATACTTACGCTAACGACCTGCTTGATATTGCGTCGGTTTTACAGCTTGAAAATGCAATTATTGTAGCGCATTCAGTTAGTTCGATGATAGCCATGCTGGCAGCCGTTAAAGCACCACAATATTTTTCTAAGCTGGTGTTTACCACAGCATCGCCCCGTTACCTGAATGATGAAAGTGAAGGCTATATTGGCGGTTTTACCCAGCCTGTGCTTGATAGTATGTACGAAGGCATGACCCTTAATTATTATGCCTGGGCCAGTGGTTTTTCGGCAGCAGCAATGGCTAACGCCGACAAACCCAATTTAGGAAGCGATTTTGCTAAATCACTATTGTCGGTAAGGCCAGATATTGCTTTATCGGTAGCTAAAGTAATTTTTGAATCAGATGTGCGTAAAGAACTATCTGGCTTAAATATAGAAACGCTCTTATTACATTCACAAAATGATATAGCAGTACCTACCGAGGTAGCACAATATCTACACCGAAACATCTCCAATAGCAGGCTGGAATTTTTAAATGCTGAAGGGCATTTTCCGCACATAAGCGCTCCAGATGAAGTAATTAAAGCATTGAAAACCTTTATTTAA